Proteins encoded together in one Rossellomorea sp. y25 window:
- the mreC gene encoding rod shape-determining protein MreC, with protein MPQFFLNKRLIILLVSVIVLVGLIGFSLRERDSISWPEQFVKDMVGFGQSLVSKPVNYVAGVVENVQDLQNTYTENEKLKTRLDELVKLETKVKDLKQDNTELRAVLEKKEDLRAYNTIQATVIARNPDRWQELLTIDKGEVNGIKSDMAVISSAGLIGKIKSVNEFSSTVELISTNNTKNRISTVIQGKEQDINGWIEGYDSDKKEILVKRISNDMKVDKGSKVMTSGLGGVFPKGLVIGEVKEVKPDQYGLTQTAYVKPAADFYHLEHVMVIDREIQGVTEQEVDSEEEEQ; from the coding sequence ATGCCACAATTCTTCCTGAATAAACGTTTGATCATTCTGCTCGTCAGTGTCATAGTCCTTGTGGGATTAATTGGATTTTCTTTGCGGGAGCGAGATAGCATCAGCTGGCCAGAGCAGTTTGTGAAAGATATGGTAGGATTCGGACAGTCATTGGTTTCAAAACCTGTTAATTATGTAGCGGGAGTTGTTGAAAACGTTCAAGATCTTCAAAATACATACACAGAAAATGAAAAGCTGAAAACACGTTTAGATGAGTTAGTGAAGCTTGAAACAAAAGTGAAAGACCTTAAACAAGATAATACTGAATTAAGAGCGGTCCTTGAAAAGAAGGAAGACCTTCGTGCCTATAACACGATTCAAGCCACCGTCATTGCAAGAAACCCGGATCGCTGGCAAGAGCTCCTGACGATCGATAAAGGGGAAGTGAACGGAATTAAATCAGACATGGCTGTTATTTCATCGGCCGGATTGATTGGAAAGATTAAGAGCGTAAATGAATTTTCATCCACTGTTGAATTAATTTCGACAAATAATACAAAAAACCGGATTTCCACAGTGATTCAAGGGAAAGAACAAGATATTAACGGGTGGATTGAAGGATACGACAGTGATAAAAAAGAAATCCTAGTTAAGCGGATTTCAAACGATATGAAAGTGGACAAAGGCTCTAAAGTGATGACCTCCGGGTTAGGAGGAGTGTTCCCTAAGGGTCTGGTTATCGGGGAAGTAAAAGAAGTGAAACCGGATCAATACGGCCTGACTCAAACGGCATATGTAAAGCCTGCTGCTGATTTTTATCACCTGGAGCACGTCATGGTCATCGACCGAGAAATTCAAGGTGTGACAGAACAGGAAGTAGATTCTGAGGAGGAAGAGCAATGA